In Lycium barbarum isolate Lr01 chromosome 9, ASM1917538v2, whole genome shotgun sequence, the DNA window tttctggaccaaacatacggccaaacatacggcctgtataaaatgtacagaccgtatgttggtccgtatatatggtcggggacagttttgttcattaaataagggattcaagttctatttcatttcatttccatatctcaccccttctctctaaaacatctctctacatttattccacaagaattcaagaggtattagtgatcaacaacataaactaagtgaatcaagtgtaagaaaacccattaaagattattcaagtcaaaaaatctcattggagatgaactagggtttttgctcaagtgaagtattaccaaccaaggcttgttcctacaacatctaaggtaagatttatggtatttctatgttgcttaaggtatttgagagttcaaatacttggattgtagatgggtatagaaaaatgggtcatgaatatggaatagtgccattttgagtaatagtttgaattgagtcatgattcttaaagtgttgtgatataaataggttacaaatgatgttgagaacatgagataggcaatgtatgtgaatgaacgtagtcgtgtgttacgACCATGTATATGGgagattgaaagtgaattgagaaatgtggataatgtggatgaataaggaatattgttatgatattgtgaatgtattattgacgtttgggagttgatatacgatgtggaggaatgtcgtataaataaaggagatgctgtccaattttctctagttttagtcgtgtatgctagctatgattctaatgatagtatgactttaatgaaggtagaaacgtgagcttcggaggagaacgtgcaagtggtaaatagttgaacggaaaggtatgtaaggctaacccttctttcataaggcatggttctttggccaatcatctaaatcttctataagattatgatatccttcaaatgattctatctttcgagctattgagctcatgatcctcgatatgtattacgttAGTACTAAGTTCCTCCTATGACGAGTaaccctataaggatagatgtaatgaacaacgatgatagtgataacgataatgataatgatgataataacgatgacgatagtgatgacgataatgatagtgatgataataataagatgcttatgagctattatatatgtgtatcaatgtatgattattatggaaccccgagcttatgaggccgggtaggatatgtatctatttacgtaacgggcacacacctctgcagatggtacggataaccctgatgccttggtagggccaggtagatgtgaccctgaagccttggtagggccaggtatgtgtaaccttgagccttgggtggccaagtatgtatgaaacaccgaaccttcgtggtcgggcatgctatgtaaatgttatgtatatgatatggttatgtatatgatatagatatgagtatgaatacgaacacgatacggatatgaatactaATAAGACtatgtaaatgaatacggatacggatatggatgtatgtacacgaatacgcgctagaaatggaaagtccctatgacaagcaagtaagtgcttatgacgttgatactgctatctcccctcctatgctatttctcatattgcttattatgcttctatattgatgttgatcatgctttacatactcagtacattcttcgtactgacgtccttttgtttgtggacgcttcgTCATGCCCGAAGGTgcctagggagacagacttgatccatagctacattctcagagactacatagcagagctccacttcattcggagctatagcttttgggtacttattcttttgtgtacataattatgggcatagcggggtcctgtcccgcatatatgatatgttatactctccttagaggctcgtagacatgtgtatgtggttagatgtgtttggccttgtcggcctatattttggatttcattttgttagcctcgtcggcttatgtacattgatatgggcatagatgtcaatgatgatataaaggtattgttgtccaatgggactagtgtgattggcgaatagaaatatatgttttatcatgtggctcacctagatgtaagtgtaaaagtatgttaaggggtgcccgggtgggctagcaccgggtgctcgtcgcggcccctagtcgggtcgtgacagtttctaggtttcctacatatctcaagtTTCATGAGAATAAAGGCCATTTGTAGTTCGACATCACCATGACTCCTAAATGCATTTAAAACAAATTCTCAGATTTTTCAGCTGTCAAGCTGGGAAGTCGGTGTGATTGGTAAGAGTGTGACTAAGTTTTTGGCGTTGAgcctgcctacatatccctattcttgggaatcaagtcacttgtagttcgattCAATCAGAGGAAAAGGATATCCCCTATGCGCGAATGCctttatatgttccggtgtgtgTCTGACCGATCGCGGAATAATAAAAACAAGCAAAGGACATAAGCAATAAACAATCTTATGTGGCTGAGTATGGTGAGGGGTGATCCTCCAAGtcttggccggagagcttgactctcatgggcaccttatctcgaccggctgcataagaaaaagttccacgtttgctccgcaatttgtCTGAATTTGATTTGATCAGCATGCACTTTGATGGCTACCAATCTGCTTCCATCTGCTGAGTAATTTTGATTTTGGGGTGACGAATATTGCGGCCATCTGACTAGATTTACATCGTCTTATCCTTTTAGCGAATATTGCGGTCTCCTAGTCGGTTTTCCGTCGCTTTGTCTTTGGAGGGCGAATACTCGGTCTCATGAccggttttacatcgctttgttGTCTTGTCATATCCCATAATCTATATGCATAgccttctcggcaattgaaataAATGCCcttttggcatgtttgtatgaacaGCCCTCTTGGCGATTAAgatgaatggccttcttggcatgttggtattgatggctctctcggcatgtttgtatgaatggccctcctGGCAATTGAAACAAATGGCCTTCTTGgcctgtttgtatgaatggccctatcggcagcaggaaaataagtggccttcttggcctgtttgcatgaatggccctctcagcagcaGGAAAATAAGTGGCCTTCTTGGCcggtttgtatgaatgaccctcttggcctGTTTGCATGAATGtccctctcggcagcagaaaaaataaatatacaatggccctcttggcagtttgtatgaatgatgtaaatgacagatatggcccttttggcttaatcgtctttctttcgtcctttgtTTCGACTGTGACCCTCTTGGTCGGATATGACATTTTGTTTTACTATGACTCTTTTGGCTAAGTTATTTTGCCATTATGGCCTTTTGCTCTTTGTGGGCCCTTATGGCTAGGTGTTTGCCCTTATGGCGTTTATATCCTTTGATAGCCCTTGTGGCTAGGTATTCGCCCTTATGGCATCTTCGCTCATTTTGTAGCCCTCGTGGCTAAATACTTGCCCTTTTGGCATTCTAATTATCCTAGCCTTTGTGGCTTTTGTCCTCGGTGATAGTTAAACCCTTCAGAGCCCTCGTGGCTGGGCATATACTCTAAAAGCTAGATCTCAACAGTGGTCTGCACCTTCTTTAGCGAAGCGTTTCCTGCACATGGAGAAAAGTTAGGAAAAAAAGGATTATCTCCCGATGTCCTGGGGACCTGCATCAGAAATGGGTTAGTTTTTTCCTATCTtaagttgattcgtgttgccgGCGCTGTAGCATCTTCAGTTTTCTAGACTCGAAATCCATTGATCTCTGGTATTTCGAAAGATAAACTTATTTTCGTTATGCGAAAAATAAAATCATTTTCTGATGCTACCATAAGGGTATCTActttgtgtaaaaaaaaaacagtattaattgtcatgacatgtgctttGGATGAGGGAGTCCTCTCCTTTCGTGACTGGGGTTTTACTTTCTTACGTGGAATTTTTTAGACCTTTTCTCAAAAGTTCTGCCCCAATTTAAATCTCGTCCCATCAATGCCTATGCAAAATTGTTCAGGAAATTTTGAGGTCTTCTCAAAATTTCTACCCAGTTTAGAGTTCTGGGTTAGCTGAATATCCTGTAGTGGCTTGTCGGCGTGAATTTTTTAgctcctctcaaaaattctgccacgGTTGGGCAAGCAGCAGTCCCTGCTTCCTTGTGAAGTCCTATCTCTGAGGCTTCCTAAGGGTTTTCTTGGTTTTTCCTTTGATGCGACCGAGCTCGGAGAgcacctacgtatcctgtcgcaacaggaattcaggtcgaatgtAGTTTAGAAATAAAATAATGGACTTTAGGGTTTTACTAATAAAGCGACCCGGTCCCAagtggactgcctacgtatccctctgtggggaaatcaggtcattgcgtagttcatattacaaaaacTATTTTTATTTAGCCTATCTGTTACAAAACGGTTACAGGCAAAAGGAAACAACTAATACAAGAAAAATAGAATAGCGATTACAAGTAGAGAGTACTATTACAAACCGGGAAACTCTTTCTTCATGCATAGTAGCActtgattgcatctgagttgatCGACTTTGGTCACCCTTGACCGTCCATTTCTACCAATGCTACCGCTCCTCCAGAGAGTACTTTGCAGGTTACATAAGGCCCTTGCCAATTGGGAGCAAACTTCCCCTTATATTCTTCTTGATGTGGAAAATTCCTTTTGAGCACTAGTTGCCCGATCTAAAAAAGTTTGGTTCTGACTTGTTTGTTGAAAGCTCTTTCCATCCTTTGCCGGTATAATTGACCGTGATAGATAGCAACCATTCTTTTCTCATCAATCAAAGCCAATTGCTTATAACGAGCTCGGACCCATTCGACATTGTCCAATTTCATTTCATGAATGATTCTCAGGGAAGGTATCTCCACTTCAGCGGGTATGACTGCTTCAGTTCTGTAGACCAGCAGGTACGGAGTAACTCCTGTTGAAGTCCTGGCCGTAGTACGGTATCCCAGAAAGACGTAAGGCAACTGTTTGTGCCAACCCTTATGATTATCAGTTattttcctcaatatcctcttgatattcttgttggctgcttctacAGCTCCGTTTATTTGCGGCCGGTAAGCTGTTGAATTTCGATGGGTTctcttgaattgctcacagatatccttcatcaggTGACTATTCAGGTTTgctccattgtctgttatgatggacTCAGGCACATCGAATCTGCATATGATGTGGTTTCGCACAAAGTCTGTcaccactttctttgtcactgattTCTGAGATGTCGCTTCCACCTAAGATGAAACGGTGGCCATTCGAGGCTGCGGGTTCAATAGGTCCaataacatccatgccccaaCCGACGAAAGGCCATGGTGAACTCATTGCATTAAGCTCACTTGGAGGGACCTTGATCTGATCAccgtggatttggcattgatgaCCTCTTTGTACATATTTGCAGTAGTCACTCTCCATCGTCATCCAATAATATCCAGCTCGTAGAATCTTCTTTGCTAGCATgaacccattcatgtggggtCTACATGTTCCCgcatgtgcttcttctagaaatTTGGTGGCTTCGCTGGCATCTACACATCTGAGCAGACCCAAATCCGGCATCCGTTTGTATAGCCCttctttgtttaggaagaaaccatttgTCATTTTTCAGATAGTCTTATTTTGTCCATTTGTAATGCCTTCGGGGTATTCCGGTCCTTCCAGATACATTTTGATATCACTGTACCACGGCTTGCCGTCTGGCTCAGCTTCCACATGGCAACAGTGGCATGTTCTACTTTCAGACTTATCCTTAGCGGGTCGATTTGACTACTTTCCGGATGCTAGATCATCGACGCTACTGTGGCCAGCGCATCagcaaactcattttgagcccttggcGTATGTCGAAACTCGATCTTTCTGAACTTCTTGCACAATCTCTATGCCAGGTTCACATATGGTAAGATCTTCTCAATCTTAGtggcccattcgccttgtacttggtGAATCAGCTGGTCGAAATCTCCAATGACCAATAGTTCATTGATGTCCATATCTAGTGCCATCTGAGGCTTAGTATGCTGGCTTTGTGTTTTGCCATGTTATTGGTACAGCGGAATTTGAGCTTAGTAGTCATGGGGTAGTGTTGCCCATTTTCCGATATCAAGACGGCTCTGATTTCGAAACCTTTGTAAGTCACTGCTCCGTCAAAGAACAATTTCCAACCAGTATAGGCTtctgctgcttcttcttcttctataacCAATACCCTTTCGTCTGGGAAATGGGTACGAAGTGGTTTAAGTTCTTCGTCCACTGAGCTTATGGCTAGTAAGTGATCCAAAGACTGTCTTCTGACGGAAAATGTACCTTAAAGGGTTCATCttggatataaggtgagtggtatATGAAGACAAATAATGCTTCAATTTCTGAGCTACCCAAGTTAGAGCACAACAAGTTTTTTCCACTAGCGTATATCTTGCCTTACAGGCTTTGAGCTTTTTGCTCAGATAATAAATGGCACGCTTCTCTTTTCCTTCTTCATCGTGCTGTCCTAACGCGCATCCGAATGCCTTTTCAGCAACTGACAAGTACAAAAGCAAAGGACTCCTAGGCCTTGGTGGCACCAGGACTGGCGAATTGGACAAATATCTCTTGATAGTGCtgaatgcctcttggcattcctcTATCCATTCTATAGGAGCATTCTTTTTCATAAACTTGAGGATAGGttccacaatgatggtggattgagctatgaaccGCCCAATGTAATTCAATCACCCcaggaagctcatgacttctttcttagtttgGGGAGGAGGCAAATCTTGGATTGCAttgatctttgttgggtctagctctatgcctCTTCGGCTGACTACGAATCCCAGTAATTTTCCCGTCGGTACTCTGAACGCACACTTGGCGGGATTCAATTTCAAATTAAACTTTCGGAGTCTGTTGAAGAGCTTCCTTAAACGTGTGGTATGCTCCGAACTTCTCCTTGACTtgatgatgacatcgtccacatagacttcaatctctctgTGGATTATGTCATGGAAAATAGTAGTCATTGCTCTCATGTACGTTGCACCAGCATTCTTGATGCCGAagggcattaccctgtaatggtacaCTCCCCATGGGGTGATGAAAGTTATCTTCTCCACGTCCTCTCTATCCATTAAGATTTGATGGTAGccggcgaaacaatccacaaatgattgCAACTCGTGCTTGGCACAATTGTCTATGAGTATATAGATGTTTGGGAGcggaaaattatcctttgggctagccttGTTTAGATCTCGGTAATCCATGTAGATTCTTATCTTGCCATCCTTCTTGGGCACTGGGACTATATTGGCTAGCCATGTGGGGTAGGATGTTACCTCCACTACTCCATACTCAATTTGTTTCTCCACCTCGTCTTTGATTCGGATATTGAGATCTGGTTTGAATTGTCTGGTTTTTCGCTTTGCTGGAGCCAATCCCTCAATGATGGGTAGCCTGTGCGACACTACGCTGGTACTTAACCCTAGCATGCCGGCGTATGACCATGCTAAAACGTCCATGTATTCCCTCAACAaacttatcaattcctctttgAGAGGAGTATctaggtgtgcacttatcctTGTTTCTTTGACATCCTCTTCGTCACCTAGATTTACAGCTTCTGTTTCATCCAAGTTTGGCTTTTGCTCATTCTCCAATTGTTCTACTTCTTCTGTGAGACCCTCGGGCAGCATTATGGTCTCGTCGTATTCCTCATATTCGTCTTCATTTGCGTTGTCCGACTCATTCGCTTCACAACATGGCATGACATTTAAGGTTGCCttattgtttttattactgaaaagaaAAATTAAGGTGAAATATATCAttataaaacatgcatgcaataaaACAATTTTAATAAACCGAGGCTTTCATTAATTTAAAAACATTTAGgaatacaaactgtggtcctggcttTAGTCAAGCAATTTCCGTTTTTGAAAACCACGAAGTATAAAAATGACAAAGAGGGTGAGTAATCGGGTCCTCGACCGATTCTCCCCATTTTCAAAACTAAATTCAACTTTCTCTACCGAAGAGCTAGCAACGGGGTAGAGGTCTAGTTGGACAACTGCGTGCCCAGTCCTGCCTCTCTGATGTTGGGTGTTTCAGCACATTCCTCCAGAATTACATGGCAATCTTCCTCTTGGACTAGCATCtttatcccttcttcaatgtcagcatCCTCAGGCATAGGCATTTTGTAagggaatgactggtacagatTCGTGATGGGTTTACAGAGAACAGCAACCTCTTGTCTCTTCTTGGTAAGCATTTCCTCCTCCGTGGGGATGTAACCAAGCCCAAAGCGAAAATTATCTTGAAGGATAGGAACAGGCTCAGTGATGCCTTGCAGATTCTTCCCTAAACCTTTTCCGGGTTCAAACCCGTTTAGAAGCATAGTGGAAGAAATCATTTTATAAACTGCCAGTATGGGAGTTTCTATGGAATCTATCTTGTGGGACGCTCCTACTAACTTCACAACATGGAAATCCGTTCCTTTAGGCGTGGCTTCAATGATAGGTGCAGAATTGTCTGGATAATTGTGCATGCTGGCTTCTCCATGAATCACCACTTCTTCTCCTTCCCATACAAATTTTATAGATTGATGGAGGAAGGATGGTACTGCccctgccatgtggatccatggtcttcctAGAAGCAAATTGTAATTGGCCGGTATCTCCATGACTTGGAGTTCCGTGGTGAACTCAGCAA includes these proteins:
- the LOC132612092 gene encoding uncharacterized protein LOC132612092, whose translation is MKDICEQFKRTHRNSTAYRPQINGAVEAANKNIKRILRKITDNHKGWHKQLPYVFLGYRTTARTSTGVTPYLLVYRTEAVIPAEVEIPSLRIIHEMKLDNVEWVRARYKQLALIDEKRMVAIYHGQLYRQRMERAFNKQVRTKLF